In the genome of Plasmodium reichenowi strain SY57 chromosome Unknown, whole genome shotgun sequence, the window aaatataaaataataatcgACGCTTTATATGATACCTGGTCTAATGACCATGATAAAAGAAAGGAATCAGAAAAgattttatatgaaatagAAAAAGACGAGAAATTCATCATATGTCTgtttgatatatatacctCTAAAAgtattcattataatattagGAAATTAggtataatatattgtaaGAATTTAATAGTACGTTATTGGAATAATAGAGATGGATTTCATTATAGTGAcaatacaaaaaaaataataaaaaagaaaatactggatatattaaataatgtaGAATATTTGAATAATTATCGTGAGTTCagtattttattaaaaaggaTATCTAGATATGAATTGGTTCATAATTATCCTGAATTATTAGATTGtctattatataatattaatatacataaaacaaatattgataatatatatatatatatctatttactttataaaatattaagaGAACAATATAGTAAAAAATTGtttaaagataaaaaagaaacattTGATATTTCTGAAAAGTTTATCAAATCTCTTGAATTTTTTTGGAATAATtctattaatttatatttccaGAATAATGCAactaatattttttgtatgtgtaatgatgaaaagaattgtaataaatgtaaaaatttaaattcaTTAATTAATCTATATGAAAAACAATTATTTGTTTCAAATGTCGATAATACTATTAGAAATGAAGGAACCGCGAATAAGAACATTCCTGAGgatgaaaattattatatacatgaGAAAAAGATACATATGATGAAATATTTAGATAGTATAATTcttaatttaattattaatagGAACGACATAAAAAAGGTTAATAATTATGTGAATTCAAAAACGCCAAAGGAAAATAAAGTGGATCCAGAATATAAAGT includes:
- a CDS encoding hypothetical protein (conserved Plasmodium protein, unknown function), with the protein product KYKIIIDALYDTWSNDHDKRKESEKILYEIEKDEKFIICLFDIYTSKSIHYNIRKLGIIYCKNLIVRYWNNRDGFHYSDNTKKIIKKKILDILNNVEYLNNYREFSILLKRISRYELVHNYPELLDCLLYNINIHKTNIDNIYIYIYLLYKILREQYSKKLFKDKKETFDISEKFIKSLEFFWNNSINLYFQNNATNIFCMCNDEKNCNKCKNLNSLINLYEKQLFVSNVDNTIRNEGTANKNIPEDENYYIHEKKIHMMKYLDSIILNLIINRNDIKKVNNYVNSKTPKENKVDPEYKVDPEYKVDPEYKVDPEYKVDPEYKVDPEYKECKNYKNK